The following coding sequences are from one Roseburia hominis A2-183 window:
- a CDS encoding VirB6/TrbL-like conjugal transfer protein, CD1112 family: MDFLTDWLTNWLKELLISGIMGNLEGLFDTVNAKVGEIAVQVGTTPAAWNARVFSLIRQLSETVILPIAGLVLTFVATYELIQMLLEKNNMHEFDVANIYKWVFKTACAILILSNTFNIVMAVFDVSQSVIADAAGLIQGSTDITPDMLTELEITLEGMDLGPLLGLWLQSSVIGLTMQIMGIIIFVLVYGRMIEIYLMTSLAPLPVATLSNRELGGTGQNYLKSLFAVGFQGMLILVCVAIYAVLIQGIATGGDPIGAIWGTVGYTVLLCFMLFKTGGIAQRIFGAH, from the coding sequence ATGGATTTTCTCACCGACTGGCTCACGAACTGGCTGAAAGAGCTGTTGATCAGCGGTATCATGGGGAACCTCGAAGGGCTTTTTGATACCGTCAATGCCAAAGTCGGAGAGATTGCGGTACAGGTAGGGACTACCCCGGCGGCATGGAACGCCAGGGTTTTCTCCCTCATCCGCCAGCTTTCCGAAACGGTGATCCTGCCGATTGCCGGATTGGTGCTGACCTTTGTTGCCACCTACGAGCTGATACAGATGCTTTTGGAAAAGAACAATATGCACGAGTTTGATGTGGCGAATATCTACAAATGGGTATTCAAAACCGCTTGTGCCATCCTCATTCTTTCCAACACCTTTAATATTGTCATGGCGGTGTTCGATGTGTCGCAGAGCGTGATTGCGGATGCGGCGGGGCTCATCCAAGGCTCCACCGACATTACGCCGGATATGCTGACGGAGCTGGAAATCACGCTGGAGGGCATGGACTTGGGGCCGCTCCTTGGCCTGTGGCTCCAGTCCTCTGTGATCGGGCTGACCATGCAGATCATGGGGATCATCATTTTCGTTCTGGTGTACGGAAGAATGATTGAAATATATTTAATGACCAGTTTAGCACCCCTGCCCGTTGCCACGCTTTCCAACCGGGAGCTGGGCGGCACAGGGCAGAACTACCTAAAATCCCTGTTCGCCGTAGGCTTTCAAGGGATGCTCATACTGGTCTGTGTTGCGATCTATGCGGTGCTTATTCAAGGCATCGCCACAGGCGGCGATCCGATTGGAGCGATATGGGGAACCGTGGGCTATACGGTTCTTCTGTGCTTCATGCTGTTTAAGACAGGCGGCATCGCCCA
- a CDS encoding Maff2 family protein, with protein MQFFTSAIDTLQTLVVALGAGLGVWGVVNLLEGYGSDNPGSKSQGMKQLMAGGGIILLGTTLIPLLSGLF; from the coding sequence ATGCAGTTTTTCACTTCCGCTATTGATACTTTGCAGACTCTTGTTGTAGCCCTCGGCGCTGGACTTGGCGTGTGGGGCGTTGTCAATCTGCTGGAGGGCTATGGATCGGACAACCCAGGTTCCAAGAGCCAGGGCATGAAGCAGCTCATGGCTGGCGGCGGCATCATCCTTTTGGGAACCACGCTGATCCCCCTGCTGTCTGGCTTGTTCTAA